In Aquimarina sp. TRL1, a single window of DNA contains:
- the rplS gene encoding 50S ribosomal protein L19: protein MTDLVKFVQDEFVTKKDFPEFSAGDTITVYYEIKEGNKTRTQFFRGVVIQRRGSGATETFTIRKMSGTVGVERIFPVNLPALQKIEVNKRGKVRRARIFYFRELTGKKARIKEKRN, encoded by the coding sequence ATGACAGATTTAGTAAAATTTGTACAAGACGAATTTGTTACAAAAAAAGATTTTCCAGAATTTTCAGCAGGAGATACAATTACTGTATACTATGAAATTAAAGAAGGAAACAAAACACGTACACAGTTCTTTAGAGGAGTTGTAATCCAAAGAAGAGGATCTGGTGCTACTGAAACTTTCACCATCAGAAAAATGTCTGGAACTGTGGGAGTTGAACGTATTTTCCCAGTTAACTTACCTGCATTGCAAAAAATTGAAGTTAACAAAAGAGGTAAAGTTCGTAGAGCTCGTATTTTCTACTTCAGAGAACTTACAGGAAAGAAAGCTCGTATCAAAGAGAAAAGAAACTAA
- the dapF gene encoding diaminopimelate epimerase, with protein sequence MVLTFYKYQGTGNDFVIIDNRESIVSKNDTKLIARLCDRKFGVGADGLMLLEKPQNDEDDFTMVYYNADGKESTMCGNGGRCLVAFASFMGVVKEKAVFTAIDGKHHAEIKDGLVYLQMQDVSTVEEHESHLFLDTGSPHHVELVEGLKEYNVDSVGRKIREGAPYYTEGTNVNFVEQLTDKSFLVRTYERGVEAETLSCGTGVTAVALAMHTSNKTQAQEVDIQTLGGDLKITFEKEEAGYRNVYLIGPAKQVFKGEIEC encoded by the coding sequence ATGGTTTTAACTTTTTATAAATATCAAGGTACCGGGAATGATTTTGTAATCATTGATAATAGAGAGTCTATAGTGTCCAAAAATGATACCAAACTAATAGCCAGACTTTGTGACAGGAAATTTGGAGTTGGAGCAGACGGTTTGATGCTTTTGGAGAAACCCCAGAATGATGAGGATGATTTTACAATGGTGTATTATAATGCAGATGGGAAAGAGAGTACAATGTGTGGAAATGGAGGCCGGTGTTTGGTTGCTTTCGCTTCCTTTATGGGTGTTGTAAAAGAAAAAGCTGTATTTACTGCTATTGATGGGAAACATCATGCAGAAATTAAAGACGGATTGGTTTATTTGCAGATGCAGGATGTGTCAACTGTGGAGGAGCATGAGTCGCATTTGTTTTTGGATACAGGTTCGCCTCACCATGTAGAGTTGGTAGAAGGGCTAAAAGAGTATAATGTAGATAGTGTAGGAAGAAAGATAAGAGAGGGAGCTCCTTATTATACGGAAGGAACCAATGTTAATTTTGTAGAGCAACTTACTGATAAAAGCTTTTTAGTGCGCACTTATGAAAGAGGAGTGGAGGCAGAAACATTATCTTGTGGAACAGGAGTGACCGCAGTGGCATTAGCGATGCATACTTCTAATAAAACCCAAGCACAGGAAGTCGATATTCAAACTTTGGGAGGGGATCTGAAGATTACTTTTGAGAAAGAGGAAGCAGGATACAGAAATGTATATTTAATAGGACCAGCAAAACAAGTTTTTAAAGGAGAAATCGAGTGTTAA
- a CDS encoding serine hydrolase, whose protein sequence is MKLFLRLLPVLLFLISCEKDDASPNSTKLLDDKLEKLYKESLLAGFSVAITDDSSVLYKNAFGYADIEQQKKYDDRTIHNIGSISKTYIAIAIMKAVEQQKLQLDADINTYLPFDITHPYHPEKPITIRHLATHTSGISDDITYYKSYVFEHPEQVDPSYYPQEYHPLISTIKGNKKIDDAIFFQNALSSSGNWYTKETFLSNAPGSKYEYSNIGAALAAYVIEQATGMSYEDYTKKHIFSPLQMNDTGWSFNQIDMNLHATLYYEKELKTPMYSLITKADGGVLTNTTDFTKYMIEIINAYHGKGTLLSEQSYREIFTHQATLAPIKETKGGLFWELPNTKIYHDGGDPGIMTICLIDPIKNRGYYFMTNMSDDFNPDVVISIRKIWNVLKNNTSY, encoded by the coding sequence ATGAAATTATTTTTGAGGTTACTCCCAGTTTTATTATTCTTAATATCCTGTGAGAAGGACGACGCATCCCCAAACTCAACGAAATTATTAGATGACAAATTAGAAAAGTTATACAAAGAGTCTTTGCTTGCCGGCTTCTCTGTAGCCATTACAGATGACTCGAGTGTATTGTATAAAAATGCATTTGGTTATGCCGATATAGAACAGCAAAAAAAATATGACGATCGTACCATTCATAATATTGGTTCTATTTCCAAAACTTATATCGCTATTGCCATTATGAAAGCAGTAGAACAACAAAAGTTGCAATTAGACGCAGATATCAATACCTATCTCCCTTTTGATATTACACATCCCTATCATCCCGAAAAACCAATCACAATAAGACACCTGGCTACACATACATCGGGGATTTCTGATGACATTACATACTATAAAAGTTATGTCTTTGAACATCCGGAACAAGTAGATCCTTCTTATTACCCGCAAGAGTATCATCCGCTGATTTCAACTATAAAAGGAAATAAAAAAATAGATGATGCTATTTTCTTTCAAAATGCATTATCTTCTTCTGGAAACTGGTACACCAAGGAGACTTTTCTCTCTAATGCTCCGGGATCAAAATATGAATACAGCAATATTGGAGCAGCATTAGCTGCCTATGTTATAGAACAAGCTACTGGAATGTCTTATGAAGACTATACAAAAAAACATATTTTTTCTCCTTTACAAATGAATGATACCGGATGGAGTTTCAATCAAATCGATATGAATCTTCATGCGACACTCTATTATGAAAAAGAGTTAAAAACCCCCATGTATTCTCTCATCACAAAAGCAGATGGAGGAGTGCTTACTAATACCACCGACTTTACAAAATACATGATAGAAATCATAAACGCTTATCATGGAAAAGGAACGCTTTTATCCGAACAATCGTATCGGGAAATCTTCACACATCAGGCAACACTGGCTCCAATAAAAGAAACCAAAGGAGGACTTTTTTGGGAATTACCAAATACTAAAATCTACCACGATGGAGGAGATCCCGGAATTATGACTATTTGCTTAATTGACCCTATAAAAAACAGAGGGTACTATTTTATGACAAATATGAGTGACGACTTTAATCCAGATGTAGTGATATCTATTCGGAAAATATGGAATGTGTTAAAAAATAACACCTCTTATTAA
- the trmD gene encoding tRNA (guanosine(37)-N1)-methyltransferase TrmD: MRIDIITVVPEILKSPFEASIMKRSIEKGLVEVHLHNLRDYVTDNYRQVDDYQYGGGAGMVMMIEPIDKCISKLRSERSYDEIIYMTPDGETLQQGTANYLSLKKNLIILCGHYKGVDQRVRDHFITKEISVGDYVLSGGELGALILCDAIIRLIPGVLGNETSALTDSFQDNLLAPPIYTRPAEYKGWKVPEVLTSGNFPKIEAWREEQAFLRTKERRPDLLDTDN; encoded by the coding sequence ATGCGTATAGATATTATTACTGTAGTTCCTGAAATTTTAAAAAGTCCTTTTGAAGCTTCTATCATGAAGCGATCCATCGAAAAAGGATTAGTAGAAGTACACTTGCATAATCTCAGGGATTACGTTACCGATAATTATAGACAGGTAGATGACTACCAATATGGCGGAGGAGCAGGTATGGTAATGATGATTGAGCCTATTGATAAGTGCATCTCCAAACTTCGGTCAGAACGTTCCTATGACGAAATTATCTATATGACTCCGGATGGGGAAACCCTGCAGCAGGGTACTGCTAATTACTTGTCATTAAAGAAAAATCTAATTATTCTCTGCGGGCACTATAAAGGAGTAGATCAAAGAGTAAGAGATCATTTTATCACCAAAGAAATTTCTGTAGGTGATTATGTCCTTTCTGGAGGAGAATTAGGAGCCCTGATCCTATGTGATGCAATCATACGGCTTATACCAGGGGTATTAGGAAACGAAACATCTGCCCTAACTGATTCATTCCAGGACAACCTTTTAGCCCCGCCTATCTATACCAGACCAGCAGAATATAAAGGATGGAAAGTTCCAGAAGTTTTGACTTCAGGAAATTTTCCCAAAATAGAAGCATGGAGAGAGGAGCAAGCTTTTCTGAGAACTAAAGAAAGACGTCCAGACTTATTAGACACTGACAATTAA
- a CDS encoding glyceraldehyde-3-phosphate dehydrogenase yields MSSNEVYEKELAFQADRRRATVTFIKTVSDLWYDNSIELVLFRNQLINKNVSEILNLHKYAGEFVEKPISIFDSVEIAQAIKLMDLPPAKLDIGKLTYEYHLAENEYDSPTSFVMAKLQNAKKSKNISPKDVVLYGFGRIGRLVARELMTNTGKGNQLRLRAIVTRGAITEEVLEKRASLLKSDSVHGDFAGTVETDIDNKALIINGTTVHIISANNPEDINYTEFGISEALLIDNTGAFRDKEALSRHLQANGIEKVLLTAPGKGIPNIVHGVNHKDHDPDNVHIFSAASCTTNAITPVLQAIEESFGVVNGHLETIHAYTNDQNLVDNMHKKYRRGRAAALNMVITETGAGKAVSKALPSFEGKLTSNAIRVPVPNGSLAILNLNLEKETTKEELNTVLKKYALEGNLVEQIKYSLDNELVSSDIIGSSAPSIFDSNATIVDAKGNNAVLYVWYDNEYGYSHQVIRLSKYIAKVRRFTYY; encoded by the coding sequence ATGAGCTCTAACGAAGTTTATGAGAAAGAACTTGCTTTTCAAGCTGACAGACGACGTGCAACCGTTACTTTTATTAAGACTGTCAGTGATTTATGGTATGACAATTCTATCGAATTAGTCCTTTTCCGTAATCAATTAATCAACAAAAATGTTAGTGAGATCCTTAATCTCCACAAATACGCTGGTGAGTTTGTAGAAAAGCCTATTTCAATTTTTGATTCTGTAGAAATTGCTCAGGCAATTAAATTAATGGACTTACCTCCTGCTAAATTAGATATCGGTAAACTAACCTACGAATATCATTTAGCTGAAAACGAATATGATTCTCCTACAAGTTTTGTAATGGCTAAATTGCAAAACGCAAAAAAATCAAAGAACATATCGCCTAAAGATGTCGTCCTTTATGGTTTTGGTAGAATCGGAAGATTAGTAGCCCGTGAATTAATGACTAATACGGGAAAAGGAAATCAGCTTAGACTTAGAGCAATTGTTACTAGAGGAGCAATTACCGAAGAAGTCCTGGAAAAAAGAGCTTCTCTACTAAAAAGTGATTCCGTACACGGAGATTTTGCCGGTACTGTTGAAACAGATATCGACAACAAAGCCCTTATTATCAACGGAACTACGGTACATATAATAAGTGCTAACAACCCGGAAGATATCAACTATACTGAATTCGGTATTAGTGAAGCACTTTTAATAGACAATACCGGTGCTTTTAGAGATAAGGAAGCATTAAGCAGACATTTACAAGCTAATGGTATTGAAAAAGTATTGCTTACAGCTCCCGGAAAAGGAATCCCAAATATTGTACACGGAGTAAACCACAAGGATCACGATCCTGATAATGTGCATATTTTTTCTGCTGCATCCTGTACAACCAATGCGATTACTCCGGTACTCCAAGCTATCGAAGAAAGCTTTGGTGTTGTAAACGGTCACCTGGAAACAATCCACGCATATACTAATGACCAGAACTTAGTAGATAATATGCATAAGAAATACAGAAGAGGACGCGCTGCAGCATTAAACATGGTAATTACAGAAACCGGAGCAGGTAAAGCTGTATCCAAAGCATTACCAAGTTTCGAAGGAAAGCTAACATCTAATGCCATTCGAGTTCCGGTACCTAATGGTTCATTAGCGATCCTTAACCTTAATCTGGAAAAAGAAACTACAAAAGAAGAACTCAATACTGTTCTAAAAAAATACGCCCTGGAAGGAAATCTGGTAGAGCAAATCAAATATTCTCTGGATAATGAATTAGTATCTAGTGATATTATAGGCTCATCTGCCCCTTCTATATTCGACAGCAACGCAACTATTGTAGATGCAAAAGGAAACAATGCTGTATTATACGTATGGTATGATAATGAATATGGGTATAGCCATCAGGTAATCAGACTTTCGAAGTACATTGCCAAAGTAAGACGTTTTACGTATTACTAA
- a CDS encoding GNAT family N-acetyltransferase, with protein sequence MLSLKGTHIFLRALEPEDLDFLYRVENNVEVWEMSSTQTPYSRFLIKQYLENAHLDIYEAKQLRLVICSNEEKVLGLIDLFDFDPIHQRAGIGILISEEEDRGKGYGAEALKMVVTYAFTILNLHQLYANISEGNIGSMKLFEKEGFVQVGVKKEWNLVKGVYKDEFLYQLINICT encoded by the coding sequence GTGTTAAGCCTGAAAGGAACACATATTTTTTTAAGGGCATTAGAGCCTGAAGACCTGGATTTTTTATATCGGGTAGAGAATAATGTCGAAGTTTGGGAAATGAGCTCCACTCAGACACCGTATTCTCGTTTTTTGATTAAGCAATACCTGGAGAATGCTCATTTGGATATTTATGAGGCAAAACAATTGCGTTTGGTAATATGTTCGAATGAAGAAAAAGTTTTAGGGTTGATTGATTTATTTGATTTTGATCCGATACATCAACGAGCTGGAATCGGAATTTTAATTTCAGAAGAAGAAGATAGAGGTAAGGGGTATGGGGCAGAAGCATTAAAGATGGTGGTAACATATGCTTTTACCATTCTGAATTTACATCAGTTATACGCAAATATTTCAGAGGGGAATATAGGAAGTATGAAACTTTTTGAAAAAGAAGGTTTTGTGCAAGTAGGGGTGAAGAAAGAATGGAATTTGGTGAAAGGGGTTTATAAAGATGAATTTTTATATCAATTAATAAATATATGTACATAA
- a CDS encoding NADP-dependent isocitrate dehydrogenase — MSIETSKIIYTKTDEAPFLATHSFLPIVEKFTKAADITIETKDISLAARVLAVFPEHLSEEQKQADALSELGELAKRPEANIIKLPNISASIPQLKATITELQSQGYAIPNYPEEPANDEERAIKAKYDKVKGSAVNPVLREGNSDRRAPKPVKAYAKNNPHSMGAWTPESKTHVATMGSGDFRSNEKSLTIEQAGDVRIELVNNSGNVTVLKETTPVLEGEIIDASVMNKKALTAFLQEQIADAKANNVLFSLHMKATMMKVSDPIIFGHAVTTFFHDVFEKHADILDELGVEVNNGFGDLVNKIQHLPAEKRQQIEADIAAVYKNGPKLAMVDSDKGITNLHVPSDVIIDASMPAMIRNSGQMWDAEGKTQDTKAVIPDSSYAGVYQETIDFCKKHGAFDPTTMGTVPNVGLMAQKAEEYGSHDKTFEIKEEGVVRVVDAAGKVLIEHPVAEGDIWRMCQVKDAPIRDWVKLAVTRSKATNTPAVFWLDEARAHDAQLIKKVNAYLKDHDTTGLDIRILSPRLATRFSLERIKEGKDTISVTGNVLRDYNTDLFPILELGTSAKMLSIVPLMNGGGLFETGAGGSAPKHVQQFNKEGHLRWDSLGEFLALAVSLEHLGEKNNNDKALVLAETLDEATVKFLDNKKSPSRKVNELDNRGSHFYLALYWAEALAQQNKNAELQKEFIAVAEQLSTNETTIIEELNNSQGKPVDIDGYYWPNPKKVSEAMRPSETLNAIINA, encoded by the coding sequence ATGTCGATCGAAACTTCTAAGATCATTTACACCAAAACGGACGAAGCTCCTTTTTTAGCTACACATTCTTTCTTACCTATTGTAGAAAAATTTACAAAAGCTGCAGATATTACCATAGAAACTAAAGACATATCATTAGCTGCTAGAGTTTTAGCTGTATTCCCAGAGCATCTTAGCGAAGAACAAAAGCAAGCGGATGCATTATCTGAATTAGGAGAATTAGCTAAAAGACCTGAAGCAAATATTATAAAATTACCTAATATCAGTGCTTCTATTCCTCAATTAAAAGCCACAATCACAGAATTACAAAGTCAGGGATATGCGATTCCTAATTATCCTGAAGAACCTGCTAATGATGAAGAAAGAGCAATCAAAGCAAAATATGACAAAGTAAAAGGAAGTGCAGTAAATCCGGTTCTTAGAGAAGGAAACTCTGATCGTAGAGCTCCTAAACCTGTTAAGGCATATGCTAAAAACAACCCACATAGTATGGGCGCATGGACTCCAGAATCCAAAACCCATGTAGCGACTATGGGAAGTGGGGATTTTAGATCAAACGAGAAATCCTTAACCATCGAGCAAGCAGGAGATGTAAGAATCGAACTGGTTAACAATTCAGGAAACGTAACTGTTTTAAAAGAAACAACTCCTGTACTAGAAGGAGAAATCATTGATGCTTCTGTGATGAACAAAAAAGCCTTAACCGCTTTTCTGCAGGAACAAATCGCTGATGCAAAAGCAAACAATGTGCTTTTCTCATTACACATGAAAGCAACAATGATGAAAGTATCTGATCCTATTATTTTTGGACATGCAGTAACTACGTTCTTTCATGATGTTTTCGAAAAACACGCAGACATATTAGATGAACTTGGTGTAGAAGTTAATAATGGTTTTGGTGACTTAGTTAACAAAATTCAACATTTACCTGCCGAAAAAAGACAGCAAATAGAAGCTGATATTGCAGCTGTATATAAAAACGGACCTAAATTGGCAATGGTTGATTCCGATAAGGGAATTACCAATCTACACGTACCAAGTGATGTAATCATTGACGCTTCTATGCCTGCAATGATACGTAACTCTGGACAGATGTGGGATGCTGAAGGAAAAACACAAGATACTAAAGCAGTAATTCCTGATAGTTCATATGCAGGAGTGTATCAGGAGACTATAGATTTTTGTAAAAAACACGGGGCTTTTGACCCTACTACTATGGGAACTGTTCCCAATGTAGGATTAATGGCTCAAAAAGCAGAAGAATACGGATCTCATGATAAGACATTTGAGATCAAAGAAGAAGGAGTAGTTCGCGTAGTAGACGCTGCAGGAAAAGTACTTATCGAGCACCCTGTAGCAGAAGGTGATATCTGGCGTATGTGTCAGGTAAAAGATGCACCTATCAGAGACTGGGTTAAACTCGCTGTTACCCGATCAAAAGCTACCAATACCCCTGCTGTATTTTGGTTGGATGAAGCCAGAGCTCATGATGCTCAACTAATCAAAAAAGTAAATGCATATCTAAAAGATCACGATACAACAGGACTTGATATCAGAATTCTGTCCCCAAGACTAGCAACTCGTTTTTCTTTAGAACGTATTAAAGAAGGAAAAGATACTATCTCTGTAACAGGGAATGTACTACGGGATTACAATACCGATTTATTCCCAATTTTAGAACTGGGAACCAGCGCTAAAATGCTATCTATTGTTCCTTTGATGAATGGAGGAGGCTTGTTTGAAACAGGAGCAGGAGGATCTGCCCCTAAGCACGTACAGCAATTTAATAAAGAAGGACACTTACGTTGGGATTCCCTTGGAGAATTTCTGGCACTTGCTGTATCATTAGAACATCTTGGAGAAAAGAACAATAACGACAAAGCACTCGTATTAGCTGAAACACTTGATGAAGCAACAGTAAAATTCCTGGATAACAAAAAGTCCCCATCAAGAAAAGTAAATGAACTAGACAATAGAGGAAGTCATTTCTACTTAGCATTATACTGGGCTGAAGCCTTAGCACAACAAAATAAAAATGCAGAATTGCAAAAAGAATTCATTGCTGTTGCAGAGCAATTAAGCACAAACGAAACTACAATTATAGAAGAATTAAACAATTCTCAAGGCAAACCTGTAGATATCGATGGATATTACTGGCCTAATCCTAAAAAAGTTTCTGAAGCAATGAGACCTAGCGAAACACTAAATGCTATTATAAATGCATAA
- a CDS encoding S1C family serine protease — MKRFLNLLGIAILSGSLTLGAYKLFLEPEPVKIAEEKPIPQYVSTTPATYTVSNSSKSTANLSADFTTAAEKTVNAVVHVKQYGIQRTPRNLMDFLRNDGVQQKRIRGAGSGVIFTEDGYIVTNNHVIDGATELEVTLNNNKSYKAEVIGTSRQADIAVLKIEADAKLSYIPFGDSNSAKIGEWVLAIGNPFNLTSTVTAGIISAKSRDLDEFDANTQSFIQTDAAINPGNSGGALINTKGELIGINTAITSQTGSYVGYAFAVPSNNVRKIVNDIIEYGDVQKAIIGISGHAVNPRAKENYDITESQGVVIAQVESGSGAEEAGLKEGDLIKGIDGLPIKKFADLSGYVNSKSPNDIINITISRHGNESIIPVKLKKYESYQIKDIGVEVVNPSKDELKRQNLDHGVKINRALTKRMTRYNLEGIIITEIDRVKVKSVADVKKIIESKHPDEDISVTLIDGNGEKREFVFQ; from the coding sequence ATGAAACGATTTTTGAACTTATTAGGCATTGCCATCTTATCAGGCTCTTTGACCTTAGGAGCTTATAAATTATTCTTAGAACCTGAACCTGTAAAAATAGCAGAAGAAAAACCAATCCCTCAATATGTAAGCACTACACCTGCCACATATACTGTTTCTAACTCTTCTAAATCCACTGCTAATCTTAGTGCAGATTTTACAACTGCTGCAGAGAAAACAGTTAACGCTGTAGTCCACGTAAAGCAATACGGGATCCAAAGAACCCCCCGAAATCTGATGGATTTCCTCAGAAATGATGGGGTACAACAAAAAAGAATCAGAGGAGCAGGATCAGGAGTTATTTTTACAGAAGATGGGTATATTGTCACTAACAATCATGTAATTGATGGGGCAACAGAACTGGAAGTTACCCTTAATAACAACAAATCGTATAAAGCCGAAGTTATCGGAACTTCACGCCAGGCAGACATTGCCGTATTAAAAATAGAAGCAGACGCTAAGCTTTCTTATATTCCTTTTGGAGACTCTAACTCTGCAAAAATCGGAGAATGGGTATTAGCAATAGGAAACCCTTTCAACCTTACCTCTACAGTAACTGCCGGAATCATCAGTGCAAAATCAAGAGACCTGGATGAATTTGATGCAAATACACAATCTTTTATCCAAACGGATGCCGCCATAAACCCTGGAAACAGCGGAGGAGCGCTTATCAACACCAAAGGAGAGTTAATTGGTATCAATACCGCTATCACATCGCAAACAGGAAGTTATGTTGGATACGCCTTTGCCGTTCCCTCTAATAACGTAAGAAAAATTGTAAATGACATTATAGAGTATGGGGATGTCCAAAAAGCTATTATCGGAATCAGCGGACATGCTGTAAACCCAAGAGCAAAAGAAAACTACGACATTACCGAATCTCAGGGAGTTGTTATTGCCCAAGTAGAAAGTGGTAGCGGTGCAGAGGAAGCTGGACTAAAAGAAGGAGATTTAATCAAAGGGATAGATGGACTTCCTATCAAAAAATTTGCTGACCTATCAGGTTATGTCAATAGTAAAAGTCCTAATGATATTATCAATATTACCATTTCCCGACATGGAAATGAATCTATTATTCCTGTAAAATTAAAAAAGTACGAAAGCTATCAAATTAAAGATATAGGAGTTGAAGTTGTAAACCCGTCAAAAGATGAATTAAAACGTCAGAATCTTGACCACGGAGTAAAAATCAATCGCGCATTAACAAAAAGAATGACGAGATACAACCTCGAAGGAATTATAATTACCGAAATAGATCGGGTCAAAGTAAAAAGTGTTGCTGATGTGAAAAAAATTATTGAAAGTAAACACCCTGATGAAGACATTAGTGTTACTTTAATTGATGGTAACGGAGAAAAAAGAGAATTTGTCTTCCAGTAA
- a CDS encoding RNA polymerase sigma factor encodes METNILYTHKELVEKSKSGDRNSQYQLYKLYVDAMYNISMRMLNIKEDAEDVTQESFIEAFKNLEKFRYESTFGSWLKRIVINKSINHLKLKRVPIVSIAPNEFHLTSETTEYDIDMLDVEKIKKGISMLPDGYRQIINLYLIEGYDHVEIGEILTISTSTSKSQYHRAKKKLVAIIKTL; translated from the coding sequence TTGGAAACTAACATTCTATATACCCATAAAGAACTGGTTGAGAAAAGCAAGTCCGGTGACAGGAATTCGCAATATCAATTATACAAGCTATATGTAGATGCGATGTATAATATCAGTATGCGTATGTTGAATATAAAAGAAGATGCAGAAGATGTTACCCAAGAAAGTTTTATAGAAGCTTTTAAGAATCTTGAAAAATTCAGATATGAAAGCACTTTTGGTTCCTGGCTAAAACGAATTGTCATTAACAAAAGTATAAATCATCTAAAGTTAAAACGAGTACCTATTGTTTCCATAGCGCCAAATGAATTTCATTTGACATCAGAAACGACCGAATATGATATTGATATGCTGGATGTTGAAAAAATAAAAAAAGGGATCTCTATGCTTCCTGATGGATATAGGCAAATAATCAACCTATACCTAATAGAAGGATATGATCATGTCGAAATTGGTGAAATACTGACTATTTCCACCTCAACATCTAAATCACAATATCACAGAGCCAAGAAAAAATTAGTTGCGATAATTAAAACATTATGA
- a CDS encoding tRNA (guanine-N1)-methyltransferase translates to MNFPNYLIVFISILSFGFIQAQEDKMTAAQALKQENIEKQFDYVILKSGKFQDYKVVKRFWLDKLKANTIDSINTLESKLTASNQNIEKQKNTIKELQESLTTTNENLTSVTQEKDNMSFMGMDMTKSSYKTTMWAIVGLLIALLAFFIFKFKNSNTVTVQAKKALAEIEVEFEDHRRRALEREQKVMRKLQDEINKQRKAGTK, encoded by the coding sequence ATGAATTTCCCTAACTATCTAATAGTTTTCATCTCTATCTTATCTTTTGGTTTTATCCAGGCTCAAGAGGACAAAATGACTGCAGCGCAAGCCTTAAAACAAGAAAATATTGAAAAACAATTTGATTATGTCATTTTAAAATCTGGAAAATTTCAGGATTATAAGGTAGTAAAGCGTTTTTGGCTTGATAAATTAAAGGCAAATACTATTGATTCCATCAACACATTAGAGTCAAAATTAACTGCGAGTAATCAGAACATAGAAAAGCAAAAAAACACAATAAAAGAGCTTCAGGAATCCTTAACCACCACCAATGAAAACCTAACTTCCGTTACTCAGGAAAAAGACAATATGAGTTTCATGGGGATGGATATGACCAAATCCAGCTACAAAACAACAATGTGGGCTATTGTTGGTCTTCTTATTGCTTTATTGGCTTTCTTTATTTTTAAATTTAAAAACAGTAACACTGTAACAGTACAGGCTAAAAAAGCATTGGCTGAAATAGAGGTTGAATTTGAAGATCACCGCAGAAGAGCTTTGGAAAGAGAACAAAAAGTAATGAGAAAATTACAGGACGAGATCAACAAACAAAGAAAAGCCGGTACAAAATAA